CGAgtggctgtgtggtgttctctgggGCGGTGCGAgtggctgtgtggtgttctctgggGCGGTGCGAgtggctgtgtggtgttctctgggGCGGCGCGAgtggctgtgtggtgttctctgggGCGGTGCGAgtggctgtgtggtgttctctgggGCGGTGCGAgtggctgtgtggtgttctctgggGCGGTGCGAgtggctgtgtggtgttctctgggGCGGTGCGAgtggctgtgtggtgttctctgggGCGGTGCGAgtggctgtgtggtgttctctgggGCGGTGCGAgtggctgtgtggtgttctctgggGCGGTGCTGGGGCGAgtggctgtgtggtgttctctgggGCGGTGCGCGAgtggctgtgtggtgttctctgggGCGGCGCGAgtggctgtgtggtgttctctgggGCGGTGCGAgtggctgtgtggtgttctctgggGCGGTGCGAgtggctgtgtggtgttctctgggGCGGTGCGAgtggctgtgtggtgttctctgggGCGGTGCGAgtggctgtgtggtgttctctgggGCGGTGCGAgtggctgtgtggtgttctctgggGCGGTGCGAgtggctgtgtggtgttctctgggGCGGCGCGAgtggctgtgtggtgttctctgggGCGGTGCGAgtggctgtgtggtgttctctgggGCGGTGTGAGTGTTCTGGGTgggctcagggtcacacacagtggttgagctggggttgaactgggaacctcctggtaacaagcccctttctttaaccactgaactacCAAGCCTCCTATGCAGACCCAAGCTGTTTACTTGCCAAATACAATCGTATTAATCAGAAAGATCCCTCAGATGACCTAAACAATTGTTTGGAAGAATTCTTTAAACTTTTACAGACAGAGCCCTTAAAATGCAGTCTGGTTTGTCATGTTGAGAAATCTTAACCCAGGGCTGGAAGCAGAGCAGGATCCAGCATTGGCACTGCCAGGTGCCTCGGCCAGCAAAGTGTTCATAAGAGTCCTTATATAACCCTGCTCAAGAAAACCAAACAAGAGTACACGCACAATAGTGAAAACCCATCAGAAATAATAATGATCTGAACCAGGAATCGGACCTTGTTATAGTGGAGctcaacacaaaaacacatatataccAGAGACTCCGAGCCAAGCTGTGTCATTGTCAAATATCTGAAAGTTGCATTTAGGTTTTATTAAAGGACTGCGAAGGTATGGAGGTACGTGTCATTGCCTCTTTGCTCCTGTGCTTCAGAAAGGGTGTTCCCATTCGTTTCTTTGCATTGATGTGTTGTCTATACCGTACGTTGTGAATTCACTGTGTCCCCCTTGTCTTTGGCAGTGTATTCATTCGACGGCATCCTCATCTTCGGCTTGCTCTTTGTTTGCACGTGTGCTTACTTGAAGAAAGTGCCGAAGCTGAAGAACTGGCTCCTATCGGAAAAGAAAGGCATCTGGGGGGTGTTTTACAAAGGTGGGTATCGTTCTGTACCGCGTGGCATTGGCCTGGGCATTCCTGTGGGATGG
Above is a window of Polyodon spathula isolate WHYD16114869_AA chromosome 25, ASM1765450v1, whole genome shotgun sequence DNA encoding:
- the LOC121300314 gene encoding protein kish-B is translated as MTNVYSFDGILIFGLLFVCTCAYLKKVPKLKNWLLSEKKGIWGVFYKAAVIGTRLHAVVALSCVVMGFYVLFIK